Proteins encoded within one genomic window of Oncorhynchus nerka isolate Pitt River linkage group LG9b, Oner_Uvic_2.0, whole genome shotgun sequence:
- the LOC115113975 gene encoding homeobox protein GBX-1-like yields the protein MQRPGGQGTAFSIDSLIGTPQPRPGHLLYTGYPMFMPYRPLMIPQSLSHSHLPSGIPPLAPLASFAGRLTNTFCASLGQGMPSMVALTTTLPSFSDPPDSFYPPQELPGPRLSADPGTRRIESPHSDDLHGRDKGSDLLNFSETFQTMPGETKLYSSDDEKFDLKSADAVCSDRDDSSAVDSENESFSDGNNCGSLSQKSKLKPGSQEALPPGSSAGKSRRRRTAFTSEQLLELEKEFHCKKYLSLTERSQIAHALKLSEVQVKIWFQNRRAKWKRIKAGNVNNRSGEPVRNPKIVVPIPVHVNRFAVRSQHQQIEQTRP from the exons ATGCAGAGACCGGGCGGCCAAGGGACGGCGTTTTCGATCGACTCCTTGATAGGAACTCCGCAGCCTCGGCCGGGACACCTGCTCTATACTGGCTACCCGATGTTTATGCCGTACAGACCCTTGATGATTCCTCAATCTTTATCTCATTCACATTTACCGTCTGGCATACCTCCTTTGGCGCCGTTGGCATCTTTCGCTGGACGTCTTACCAACACATTCTGTGCGAGTTTGGGACAGGGAATGCCGTCCATGGTGGCTCTCACGACAACACTGCCGAGTTTCTCGGATCCACCGGATAGTTTCTATCCTCCCCAAGAGCTTCCCGGACCTCGGTTAAGTGCCGACCCTGGAACGAGGAGAATAGAGAGCCCCCACTCAGATGATCTGCATGGAAGAGACAAGGGATCGGACTTACTCAACTTCTCGGAAACTTTTCAAACTATGCCAG GTGAGACTAAATTGTACAGCTCTGACGATGAGAAGTTTGACCTGAAATCAGCAGACGCAGTTTGCAGTGACCGAGATGACAGCTCTGCCGTCGACAGCGAGAACGAAAGCTTCTCCGATGGGAACAACTGTGGTTCTTTATCCCAAAAGAGTAAACTAAAACCCGGGTCACAGGAAGCATTACCACCAGGAAGCTCAGCAGGAAAGAGCAGAAGGAGACGGACAGCTTTTACAAGCGAGCAGCTACTTGAACTTGAGAAGGAATTTCATTGTAAAAAGTACCTTTCGCTCACCGAACGCTCTCAAATAGCACACGCACTTAAATTGAGCGAGGTGCAGGTCAAAATTTGGTTCCAGAATCGTAGGGCCAAATGGAAAAGAATCAAAGCGGGAAACGTCAATAACAGGTCGGGAGAGCCTGTGAGAAACCCCAAAATTGTGGTCCCCATTCCAGTGCACGTCAACAGGTTTGCGGTGAGGAGTCAACACCAACAGATAGAGCAAACAAGGCCATGA